Within Populus trichocarpa isolate Nisqually-1 chromosome 6, P.trichocarpa_v4.1, whole genome shotgun sequence, the genomic segment CCTCTTAATCCGTTAAGTGcaagataattaataataaaaaaaaacccagcgtTACAAGAAATTGCTTTTTCAAAAAcgaaaaatcaaattcatcaaACGCAGCGTTTTTGTCAAAGCCCGCCTTTGTTGCCTCTAATAAATAACACAAGCACGCAcgaatagagaaaaaataaagaaagaaagaaagaaagaaacagctctcaaagagagaaaaaagagaggaatcTTTCTTTCACCACAGTGTCAATCTCTTCTTGGATATACACAGTAGCCATCATCACCACAGATCTCTCATTTCCACCTCCAGAGCAATCACTTCAAAGGTActgtcttttcctttttttttatctgattttgaCTGATCAAGAAAGGTTATATGATAAACACTCCAGTTGTAGTTTTATTGATAAAGATGTAGTTTAGGGTTGTTTGATATGAACACTAGCTAAAAAGATTTAAGACttcgattattttttctttttttatgataaaggtACTGAGTTAGTTGTTGCTAAAAGAGAAAATGGCACTACGTAAAGCAATTGGGGCTGTAAAAGATCAAACAAGTATAAGTATAGCGAAAGTGGCAGCGAATGCATCACCAGAACTTGAGGTTTTGGTTATTAAAGCTACTAGTCATGATGAGGATCCTGCTGATGAGAAGTATTACAGGGAGATTATAAGTCTTATTTCGAGTTCAAGGGGTTATGTGAATGCTTGTGTGGCTACTATATCGAAAAGGATACGTAAAACCCGTGATTGGATTGTAGCTTTAAAGGCTTTGATGCTTGTTCATAGGGTTTTGATTGATGGACACCCTTTATTTGAGGAGGAGATATTGTACGCCACGAGGAGAGGGATGCGTGTTTTGAGTATGTCGGGTTTTAGAGACGAGGCGCATCCGAACTCATGGGATCATACGGGGTTTGTGAGGTTTTACGCAATGTATCTTGATGAGAAGGTTGAGTATGCTGTTTTTGAGAGGAAAGTGAGAGAGGACGAGAGAAAATTTGATGAGGGTGATGATGAGTTTGGACGTAGAGATAATAGGAATGATTATGAGCATGGGATGCCTAGGAGATCGAGGTCTTATGGAGATTTGAATGGTGATATGGTTAAGCGAGAACAGAAGAAGGAGGTAACGCCAATTAGGGAAATGAAGCCGGAGAGGCTCTTAGGCATACTGGGCCAGCAGTTGAGGATCCTTGATAGAGTTTTGGCTTGTAGACCAACAGGAATGGCCAAGAATGATAGATTGGTGCTTGTAGCCCTTTACCAGATGGCGAAGGAGAGTTTTGGGCTATACACTGAGATTTGTGAGGCATTGGGGGTATTGTTGGATAGATTTACTGAGATGGAGTATGCATATTGTCTTAAAGGTTTTGATATTTATGCTGGTGCAGCCAAGATAATTGATGAGCTGGTGATGTTTTATGGTTGGTGCAAGGATATGGGAATTGGAAGATCATCCGAGTACCCTGAAGTGAAGAAGATTACTGAAAATCTTTTGGGGACCCTTGGGGTGTTCTTGCAAGAAATGACGAATAGGCGAACTAAGAATCCTGAGAGAAGTATGGGGGAGAACGTTCCGGCTAAGCGAGAACAAGAACCCGAAATGAATGAGGTCAAGGCTCTTCCTCCACCAGAGAGTTATACCCCTCCACCCCCTCCTGAGCTGCAGCCTAAGCCACAGCCTCAACAGGTGACAGAAGATTTCATAAATCTAAAGGATGATGGCATTTCGGCAGATGAGCAGGGCAACAAATTGGATTTGGCTTTGTTCTCTGGACCCCCAACTACAAATACAAATGGTGCGTGGGTAGCATTCTCATCAGATATTGGAGAGCCTGAGGTAACTTCAGCATGGCAGACCCCATCTGCTCAGAGTGGTCAAGCAGATTGGGAAATGGCATTAGTGGAATCTGCTAGCAATCTATCGAAACAGAAAGCTACTTTAGGAGGTGGTTTTGATCCTTTGCTGTTGAATGGAATGTATGATCAGGGGCTAGTAAGGCAACATGTAAGCACATGGCAACTGACTGGCGGTAGTGCAAGTAGTGTGGCATTGCCTTCTGTGGGCAAGAGTGCAACACCAGTTTTGGCATTGCCTGCTCCTGATGAGACAATACAGCCAGTCGGAAACCAGGATCCATTTGCTGCTTCCCTTGCAGTTCCACCTCCTTCCTATGTGCAGATAGCAGACATGGAGATGAAGCACCATTTGCTAGCAAGTGAACAGAAGCTCTGGCAACATTACGGAAGGGATGGGATGCACGGTCAAGTGAGTTTGGCCAAGATTAATGGTGCCTCTGGTTTCTATGGCTCTAATCCTCATCCAATGACGATGCCTTATGGGATGTCACAGTCAATGGCATGGGGCATCAGGGAGGGTACTACTATCCGTCCTATTAAGTCGCTTGTCTCGATGACCTGCTTGCATTTCCTATGATGCACATCACTATCATACTTTTTTCCCTGATCTGCATCACTCTGTGAAGATTTTTTGCAAGTCAATAATGCTGGCCATTGTGATTCTTTTATGTAATTAGTAATTAGTTGCATCACAGGGAGAGACAAGATTCTGAAAGTGTAATATTACTATCAATATGGACATTATTTATTTCCTCCTTTTGCCATCGAATTTTCAGACAGAAATGAAACCATCAGTCGTACGTGTCTTCTTATGTCTCTCGGTAGCTTACATTGTTGTTCAAGTTCTTGCAGGAGGCATGCCTCTAAATTTCTTGTAGAAGGCAGCCCCGTCTGAATTTGGGAGTTACAAAACCTCTGCTTCATGCCTTGATTTTCCACTCTCACGTTTCAAACTGATGAAAATTTCCTTACAGGGAGAATTTGAACTTTATGTTTGAACATGTCAACTATGACTAGCATGAAAGGGGCATTGAGTTCACATTGATTCTCTCGATTTATGGTCGTCGTCACCATTGAGTCCTCAGCGTCAAGGACTGGTTGCCGGTCCAATTAGCCTGTCATGATCATGACCACGCACTTCATGCTGCTTTTGgtattaagatattatttattatgcTCCGTAATGGCCTACAAGAtgggttttatttaattttcctttACTACTAGAAACTAATCAAAATGAAGC encodes:
- the LOC7474684 gene encoding probable clathrin assembly protein At4g32285, whose amino-acid sequence is MALRKAIGAVKDQTSISIAKVAANASPELEVLVIKATSHDEDPADEKYYREIISLISSSRGYVNACVATISKRIRKTRDWIVALKALMLVHRVLIDGHPLFEEEILYATRRGMRVLSMSGFRDEAHPNSWDHTGFVRFYAMYLDEKVEYAVFERKVREDERKFDEGDDEFGRRDNRNDYEHGMPRRSRSYGDLNGDMVKREQKKEVTPIREMKPERLLGILGQQLRILDRVLACRPTGMAKNDRLVLVALYQMAKESFGLYTEICEALGVLLDRFTEMEYAYCLKGFDIYAGAAKIIDELVMFYGWCKDMGIGRSSEYPEVKKITENLLGTLGVFLQEMTNRRTKNPERSMGENVPAKREQEPEMNEVKALPPPESYTPPPPPELQPKPQPQQVTEDFINLKDDGISADEQGNKLDLALFSGPPTTNTNGAWVAFSSDIGEPEVTSAWQTPSAQSGQADWEMALVESASNLSKQKATLGGGFDPLLLNGMYDQGLVRQHVSTWQLTGGSASSVALPSVGKSATPVLALPAPDETIQPVGNQDPFAASLAVPPPSYVQIADMEMKHHLLASEQKLWQHYGRDGMHGQVSLAKINGASGFYGSNPHPMTMPYGMSQSMAWGIREGTTIRPIKSLVSMTCLHFL